The DNA segment GCCGCGAGCGATAGACCACCTCGTCCCCGTCGCCGTCCGTCACCGTCGCCACGACGCTCCCCGCGGGCAGGAAATCCCCCGCCAGCTCCACGAACGCCCGCAGCTCTCCTCCGGGGTTGTCCCGTAAATCGATGACCAGCTCCCGCATCCCCTCCGCCTCGAGCACGCGTATCGCCCGGTACACCAAGGCCGGCACGTCCAGCGAGAACACCCGGATCCGGATCACCCCGATCCCATCGCTCAACAGCGCGTGCTCCACGTTCCCCACGCCCGGGAGCACCTCTTCCGGCGCCATCGCGCACGTGTAGAACACGTTCACCGCGCTCGGCACCAGCACCGCGCCCACCGCGTTGTTCCCGGCGTTCCCGGTCGTGGGACAGGTGAGGTTGATCGCCGGCAACCCCTCGATGATCACCTTGGAATTGCCCGCCACATAGGCGCCGACATCCATGTAGAGCGGGTGCGCCACCCCGGGCTCCATCCCGAAGGTCATCGGGATGGTCGTGCCGAGGTTCAGCGCGTTCATCATCGATACCTTCACCTTCACCGAGAAGTTCACCGCCATCGCGTTGAGCGCGAAGTTCGGGTACGGGATCGGCACCACCACCGGCCCCACCGGCGTCAGGCACACGTCCGGAAACCCGATGTTCATCCCGGCGCCGTTGTTGCTCGCAGGCAGCACGCGTCCGCTCCTTCCGCTGTTATCGGGGCGGCCGCGGGGGCGTGTACGCCTCCGCCTCCAGCCGATCGACGTCCGTGCGGCGCGCGCCGAGCAGCCTCGCGCCGGAGAAGCGCGCGCCCTTGTCGTGGAGGGCGTGCAGGTTGGCGCCGCCGAGATCGGCCTCGCTGAAGTCGGCCTCCTCGACCC comes from the Sorangium aterium genome and includes:
- a CDS encoding PAAR-like domain-containing protein, encoding MLPASNNGAGMNIGFPDVCLTPVGPVVVPIPYPNFALNAMAVNFSVKVKVSMMNALNLGTTIPMTFGMEPGVAHPLYMDVGAYVAGNSKVIIEGLPAINLTCPTTGNAGNNAVGAVLVPSAVNVFYTCAMAPEEVLPGVGNVEHALLSDGIGVIRIRVFSLDVPALVYRAIRVLEAEGMRELVIDLRDNPGGELRAFVELAGDFLPAGSVVATVTDGDGDEVVYRSR